Within Pseudomonas cichorii, the genomic segment GCGGCTTTTGCGAATTTCTTCCCGATATTCGCAAGGACCGGTGAGGGTAAAAGGCATGGAGGTTTCCAGCAGACGACAAGGCCCGAATATTACAAGACCGGCGGCGTAAGCCCACACCCTTTGAGAATGATCTGGATCAGATTGGCGCTGGCATCATCCATATCCTGTCTGGTTTGCCGGGTACGACCGGTTACCCGACAGATCTGGGTGGCAAAGTCGGCGTAATGCTGAGTGCTGCCCCAGAGCAGGAAAATCAGGTTGACCGGATCCACCGGGTCCATTTTTCCGGCATCGATCCAGGCCTGGAAAACGGCGGCGCGACCCTGAAACCAGAGGCGGTAGTCCTGGCTGAAATACTCGCTCATGCACTCGCCGCCGCTGATGATTTCCATGGCGAAAATCCGCGAGGCCTGCGGGTTGCGGCGGGAGAACTCCATCTTGGCGCGAATGTAGCGGGCCAGCGCTTCTGCCGGATCGTCTTCCACCGTCAGGTTGTTGAAGGTGCTGTCCCACTGCTCGATGATGTTGCTCAATACGGCGGCGTACAGCCCCAGCTTGTTGGTGAAGTAATAATGCAGGTTGGCTTTCGGCAGTCCGGCCTTGAGCGCGATGGTGTTCATGCTGGTGCCCTTGAAACCATGACGGGCAAATTCGTCTTCGGCGGCCTTGATGATGGCTTCTTCGTTTTTCTGGCGAATACGGCTTGCAGGCTTGGTGCCGTGAGAGCTGTGGGCTGGGACTTCAAGGGTCATGTGCAGGTCCGGACAGGGTCATGGGGTGCAACGG encodes:
- a CDS encoding TetR/AcrR family transcriptional regulator, whose protein sequence is MTLEVPAHSSHGTKPASRIRQKNEEAIIKAAEDEFARHGFKGTSMNTIALKAGLPKANLHYYFTNKLGLYAAVLSNIIEQWDSTFNNLTVEDDPAEALARYIRAKMEFSRRNPQASRIFAMEIISGGECMSEYFSQDYRLWFQGRAAVFQAWIDAGKMDPVDPVNLIFLLWGSTQHYADFATQICRVTGRTRQTRQDMDDASANLIQIILKGCGLTPPVL